One window of the Archaeoglobus sulfaticallidus PM70-1 genome contains the following:
- a CDS encoding DHH family phosphoesterase: MKCDNCDGRGVVEIERKCVICNGSGKAKSFDPKLTEELTSEQIQMFLKGICGACRGTGVQKRMEVCPVCKGTGKSSKCKICGTTIKGDYDLCQKCSKKPHAYLLKNSCGIEDLRLNRVYVGTVSVVTDLGVFVDLNKRLRGLIHRKNLHNHTLNEGDTVTVKIGGIRGSGDIDLIYSPMKDYAVVEVEKDLPIIRISDISKYVGKIVEIRGLVTHVRLTGGPTIFSVIDTTGVCKAVAFESGERAYPEIDVDDVVRIAGFVRRRGSIFEIEILEMEKLLGEEANEIRKFVEKEIERRSEPEFRGFLVESEVLERLKEDMLRVAKELRKAVFESRPIIIRHHWDADGICGGVALETALTNLVDETTSDPDAKYYLVKRKVSRAPFYELEDVVKDLDDSLEDMVRHGDKIPLLVLVDNGSGYEDIPAIQQFITFGADVITIDHHFPDEEVDRYLLYHINPYKAGGDSNYTSGVICVELARMIYPDVDLKNLACVSIVGDRAEGEVLKYLELSDYSVDELKDIALALEYEAFYLRFRNGNQIIREILGFGRKDRQQKLVKMLSGYAKESIAEQLKTIQDGYRVQELPNGVYLVALDIENYTRRFTFPPPGKLTGELHDRMKEKYPKLVTIGYGPDFAVIRSEGVSLDIPRMVRELQEELENAGVEGGGHLVVGSIKFIPAKRRDVLSKLAVKIGMI; this comes from the coding sequence ATGAAATGTGATAACTGTGATGGCAGGGGAGTTGTGGAGATCGAGCGGAAATGCGTGATATGCAACGGTAGCGGTAAGGCGAAGAGTTTCGATCCAAAGCTCACAGAAGAGCTAACCTCAGAACAAATCCAGATGTTCCTAAAGGGTATATGCGGAGCATGCAGAGGTACTGGAGTTCAGAAAAGAATGGAGGTCTGCCCGGTTTGCAAGGGCACAGGAAAATCCTCAAAATGCAAAATTTGTGGCACTACTATCAAGGGAGACTACGACCTCTGCCAGAAATGCTCTAAGAAACCCCATGCCTACCTGTTAAAGAACAGTTGCGGAATAGAAGATTTGAGGCTTAACCGTGTGTATGTTGGAACCGTTTCAGTTGTTACCGACCTAGGTGTTTTTGTCGATCTCAACAAGAGGCTGAGGGGGTTAATCCACAGAAAGAACCTGCACAATCACACCCTCAACGAAGGAGATACTGTAACAGTAAAGATCGGAGGAATCAGAGGGAGTGGAGACATCGATCTGATTTACTCCCCGATGAAGGATTATGCTGTGGTTGAGGTTGAGAAGGATCTCCCCATCATCAGGATATCCGATATATCCAAGTATGTTGGAAAGATTGTCGAGATTCGCGGGCTTGTTACCCATGTCAGGCTCACCGGTGGCCCGACAATTTTCTCGGTCATAGATACCACCGGAGTATGCAAGGCGGTTGCCTTTGAAAGTGGAGAGAGGGCGTATCCTGAGATAGATGTCGATGATGTTGTCAGGATCGCTGGCTTTGTTAGAAGAAGAGGCTCAATTTTCGAGATCGAGATCCTCGAGATGGAGAAGCTTCTCGGAGAGGAGGCTAACGAAATAAGAAAGTTCGTCGAGAAAGAAATCGAGAGAAGAAGTGAACCGGAGTTCAGGGGATTTCTCGTTGAGTCTGAAGTTCTCGAGAGGTTGAAGGAAGATATGCTCAGGGTTGCAAAGGAACTGAGAAAGGCCGTTTTTGAGTCGAGGCCCATAATCATCAGACACCACTGGGATGCAGATGGTATTTGCGGTGGTGTTGCACTGGAGACAGCCCTAACGAACCTGGTTGACGAGACAACTTCCGATCCTGATGCGAAGTACTACCTCGTCAAACGAAAGGTCTCGAGAGCTCCATTCTACGAGCTGGAAGATGTTGTCAAAGATCTCGACGACTCGCTGGAGGATATGGTCAGGCATGGTGATAAAATCCCTCTGCTCGTTCTGGTGGATAACGGCTCAGGATATGAGGATATTCCTGCCATACAGCAGTTCATCACATTCGGTGCGGATGTTATAACAATAGACCACCACTTCCCGGATGAAGAGGTTGACAGATACCTGCTCTATCACATAAACCCGTACAAGGCTGGAGGAGACAGCAACTACACATCAGGAGTTATCTGCGTTGAGCTTGCGAGGATGATATATCCGGATGTCGATCTCAAAAATCTTGCATGTGTATCGATAGTTGGCGACAGGGCGGAAGGAGAGGTTCTGAAGTATCTTGAGCTCTCTGATTACTCCGTAGATGAACTGAAGGATATAGCTCTGGCTCTGGAATACGAGGCTTTCTACCTCAGATTCAGGAATGGAAACCAGATAATTCGCGAGATTCTTGGCTTTGGGAGAAAGGATCGGCAGCAAAAGCTCGTTAAGATGCTCTCCGGATACGCCAAGGAGTCAATAGCAGAGCAGCTGAAAACGATTCAGGATGGATACCGGGTGCAGGAGCTGCCAAACGGGGTTTATCTCGTAGCCCTCGACATCGAAAACTATACGAGAAGGTTCACATTTCCACCTCCCGGAAAGCTTACAGGAGAGCTCCACGACAGAATGAAGGAAAAGTATCCAAAGCTTGTGACAATCGGTTATGGACCGGATTTTGCTGTTATAAGGAGTGAAGGTGTATCTCTCGACATCCCGAGAATGGTGAGGGAGCTGCAGGAAGAGCTGGAGAATGCTGGTGTAGAAGGAGGAGGACATCTTGTCGTTGGTTCGATCAAATTCATTCCGGCAAAGAGGAGAGATGTCCTCTCAAAGCTGGCTGTCAAGATTGGGATGATTTAG
- a CDS encoding SPFH domain-containing protein, translating into MVWEKHIKALTSEGLPVYFDMAVQYKIDPSKAPQVYSTLKNYELWMEIRIRSHARDIVAQYKAEDLYIQKRGFIQSDFEKRLDEEFRPYGIIITADLIRNIDLPETAEQAIQARFRLSRKPRECSTLSRRKSLRLRERGLRV; encoded by the coding sequence ATGGTCTGGGAGAAGCACATAAAAGCGCTAACATCCGAGGGTCTGCCAGTTTACTTCGACATGGCAGTTCAATATAAAATTGATCCAAGCAAAGCTCCTCAGGTCTATTCAACGCTTAAAAACTACGAACTCTGGATGGAAATCAGAATTAGATCACATGCAAGAGATATTGTAGCTCAATATAAGGCTGAAGACCTCTACATCCAGAAGAGAGGATTCATACAATCGGACTTTGAAAAGAGACTTGACGAGGAATTCAGACCCTATGGCATAATAATTACTGCTGACCTGATCAGAAATATCGATCTTCCAGAAACTGCTGAACAGGCTATACAGGCAAGATTCAGGCTAAGCAGGAAGCCGAGAGAATGCAGTACATTGTCCAGAAGGAAAAGCTTGAGGCTGAGAGAAAGAGGGTTGAGGGTATAG